Below is a genomic region from Scheffersomyces stipitis CBS 6054 chromosome 8, complete sequence.
TACAAAGGACCACCAATGACTCAACGCCAGGGGAAGATGGTGCAACATTCCTCTTCCTCAAAGCGACTTGGGACACAGCAGGCCCCTTGCTTGTAAAGGACGCCAACAACATCATGCGAAATGGACTCTTACCATCCTCGATGGCACTAGTACTAATACGCATGATTcccaaaaggaaaaaagCAGACCCCACAGTGGACGATTACCGTCCCATATCCCTCATCAATACCTCATTGAGGGTGATTTCACAGGTCCTCAATATGCGCCTTCGCACAGTAATCAAGAACCTCATTGGCTATGATCAATGTGGCTTCATGCCCGAACGCCAAATGgattttcaaatccaacGGTTCCGGGCCATCATTGACAAGGTAGCAGAAGATCCCgagaagctgaaaattgcaaatgTGATCATCTTAGATTTAACCAAAGCCTTTGATCGAGTATCACACGACTATTTGTCTGCCGTACTCGACCAAATCGGGTTAGGTCCCAAGTTTAAGCGTATCCTATTACTGGTGACGACACaacaatttgcagccatttttacGAACAATACCAAATCCGAAACGTTTCCACTTACGCAAGGCACGAGACAAGGAAACCCGGTTCTGCCGATTCTCTTTAACTTATGTCTTGAACCGCTCCTTTACAGACTCCATAGTAGACTCCAGGGCATTCCTATCCAACTAGATCACCTTCCAGCGCTTACAGCGAAATACTCAGCATTTGCTGACGACCTCACTGTTTTCACAAGCTGTAGAAGGGACCacgaaatcttgaaagagGAACTCTCTCTATTTGAGCAAGCCTCAAACTCCTTGGTGAGcatttccaaatcaagaacagcATTCTGGGACCAGCCTCCGCACGAAGACATTCAACGGATCCTTGGTTTCGAAGGACTTGCTCTTCGGACATCGGATCACAAATATCTTGGGGTACCGCTAAATGGTTTCAATTGGGAAACTTATACAAAGTCCCTTTCTACTCAACTTGTTCTCCATAGCATTAAAGAATTGCCGATTCACCTCAGATGCACAGGTTTTAATACTTATATCTTTTCAAAGGTATATTTCAGGGACCTCCATGACCCCATGCAAATATCCGATATCAAGAGACTCACCAAAATGGTAAAGGGTCACTTACCTCCAATTGGTGAACAGCATCTatacaatttgaaaagcAAAGGAGGCTTCGGTCTCCTCGACATGGAACAGCAACTAAAGGGTCGTCGGGCCAAAGTGATCTATGAAACCTTGACCAACCTGACAGATTGGAATTTAATAGTGTTCCGCGATAAATTGCAATCATTTATGGACTACATCTTTCCACCTCGAACGGTAAACCAAACCCAACGGGAAATAGTCCCATGGTATCGGTTCCTAACGGACCTATATGTACGTGAAGGATCTCGAGCTCGAattgaatatcttcattatgaaaaattcaccaaTGCCGAGAAAGAATGGCTCAAAGCCTGGTTCCAAATTACGAAGGCTAAAAACTTCCACTGGATAAGGGACCGTTTTACGGGACGGACAACTTGGTATCGCAGGGATGTCTACAAACGATTCACTACTGAAGAGAAAGCATATATGGTTAGAAACCCACCAATCAAAAATGATTGGCAACATTGGATTGATCTGGTTGATCCTAGCACATTCCGAAGTCGCTCGGCCAAACTGGCTCAAGCCAAACCAGTCAGTAGTTCTGCAACCTTGAAAGAGAACTTCCAATTAACAGACGATGACTATCAGCAGTTTTGGAAAGCTATAGCTAAAGTACAACGTAGGTATCCAAAAGGGGTGGAGGAAATTCACAGGGTTCACCTCGGTCACAGGGACCGACATGGGTCCTCCGAGGCTCTGCCAGAATGCCTGATGTGTTTCAATGAAATACCAAGACCTCAGTTTTTTCACCATATTTACCAAGATTGTTCAATCAGCCGTACATTATGGGACATACTTCGTCCTACAGAAATCACATTAAATTTAAAGAATCtcatttgcaattcttcactttcacaGGCTGCATATCTCTCGTGGAATCAATACCTTTTAGCTGTTCATCTTTTTAGATGCCGACGGCGAAATCCAATGGACAGGGACATTTTCACCTGTTCTATGCTTTCATCTTGGGTATCGATTTTGCAGTCTAGACGTCTTATTTAAACATTTTACAAGTCCGGTAGCTTATACCGTTGTCAAGTTTTTTACAGTTTTCTAAGGATATCACCTAGTTTTTAGGTCATATCACCCGGAGGTTTTTATCCTAGGATTTCCTTCACCATTCGGTATGGATTAGAGGaagatttatatactttgtAGTTGATAGGTTGGACTTTAGTCGTAATACATGCCATTTcgtaaaaaaaaaaaaggGCCTGTCCAATGTCAGAACTACGACCAATCAATCAGCCAGAGGGACCTCTAGGGgttttctctggtgaaagctcttcaaatcaagcCTTAAACGAGCCAAAACCACCGGATATTGACCGAAATCCACACGACCATGTCGCACCCCATGATCTGATGGACCTCGATGGCGAGTCCACAGATGCCGATGAAAACGGCAATTTAGAGCCATCCTTCGTGACTGCAGTGTCATCTACCTCTGAGGAACCGGCCCAACTACGGGATAATCCCACGGACGAGCTGGTTATTCAGAACCAGACCCCATTAAGTCCTACTATGGAAAGTTTTGAAACCTCAGTTTcggaaatttttcaaagtcacGTGCTTGACGAGGTACACGACCaggaaatggctgcaaacgatgataatgaaatgGATCACATTTCTTTAAATTCTACAACCAGCCTCTCGAACTTGCCcgaacaagaagattctctCCTTGTACACCAACTTaaagaaaatacaaaaacccaaaaaaattctgaaTCCTTACAATACTTAAATAAAAACCAAAAAAACTCCGAAAATACAAAACTCCCAGAAAAAAATACACAAGACCTTGAAGCAGAGGAATACCCACTCTTAGGAACCTCAAAGAGTTCTTCTAAGAAAAGGATTCATCCCTCAAACCCCAACTATTAACAAAGGACGCGGAGAATATCATGCAAACGGGAATATTACCAGAGTCAATGGCTCTAGTTCTCATCCGTTTGATACCCAAGAGAAAACGTAAGGACCTCACGGTCGATGATTTCCGTCCCATCTCCCTTATTAATACTTCTTTAAGGGTGATTTCGCAGGTCCTTAATATGCGCCTTCAAAAGGTGACCAAGGACCTCATCGGCTATGACCAATGCGGCTTTATGCCCGAACGCCAGATGGACTTTCAAATCCAACGGTTCCGGGCCCTCATCGACAAAGTATCAAAAGACCCCGAGACTCTGAAAAGTGCAAATGTCATTATATTGGACTTGACTAAAGCATTTGATCGGATATCGCACGACTATTTGTCTGCAGTACTCGACCAACTTGGCTTTGGCCCCAGATTCAAGCGGATCTTGCTCCTGGTAACGACACaacaatttgcagccatttttacCAACAACACAAAGTCAGAGACCTTTCCACTCAAACAGGGAACGAGACAAGGCAACCCAGTGCTGCCTatccttttcaatctctGCTTGGAGCCTCTTTTACAAAGATTACAGAGTCGGCTCGAGGGAATTCCGATTCAACTCGACCATCTACCACCGCTAACAGCGAAATATTCAGCCTTTGCAGATGATCTCACAGTTTTTGTGAATGGAACCAGAGATCATGAAAttctcaaagaagaacttacTTTATTTGAACAAGCATCCAACTCGTTGGTCAGTATTGCCAAGTCCAGGACCTGCCACTGGGGCCAGTCACCTCCCGAAGAGGTTACCAAGATCCTTGGCTTTGAAGTCCTCGACATTAGCACGACGGACTACAAATACCTCGGAGTTCCGCTTAACGGCTTCAGATGGGATTCGTATATCTCCTCTCTTTCCACACAGCTACATTTCCATACCATACAAGAATTGCCAATT
It encodes:
- the MUC1.10 gene encoding repeated sequence with similarity to MUC1 (highly conserved, repeated sequence similar to MUC1), whose protein sequence is MSELRPINQPEGPLGVFSGESSSNQALNEPKPPDIDRNPHDHVAPHDSMDLDGESTDADENGNLEPSFVTAVSSTSEEPAQLRDNPTDESVIQNQTPLSPTMESFETSVSEIFQSHVLDEVHDQEMAANDDNEMDHISLNSTTSLSNLPEQEDSLLVHQLKENTKTQKNSESLQYLNKNQKNSENTKLPEKNTQDLEAEEYPLLGTSKSSSKKRIHPSNPNY